One window of Chryseobacterium sp. JJR-5R genomic DNA carries:
- a CDS encoding ABC transporter permease, with product MNHIFLITKREFLTQVKKKSFVILTLLAPVMLIAFGAVVGLMFKANESHSIIEVVDKSGLFKNQLKSDDRLNYVFVSAADEKSKISHLKGNESLDGILILPELKDRNFTDLQQNARLIVNSKIGFDTKKKIIADINDAIKKEKIKQLGLAERQLNDLDKDFTLKTINVSENNKEDSDLGFGVKSGLSILLMYVTFMFIIIYGVRVMRSVLEEKNNRVVEIIISSVKPFELMMGKILGVTLVALTQFLVWITMSVIGALVLNTGFSSIQKNIPGGNEELADKLDVAQIAAQVSHSLLELNFPLIIFVFIVFFLLGYIFYSSIYAAIGSAVDNETETQQFTLFAILPLMLGMYGSFSLMNNPDGPLGFWLSIIPFTSPVAMIARIPFGVPAWQIALSIGLLLGTTVFMIFVAGKIYRVGILMYGNKATLKEIWKWIRG from the coding sequence ATGAATCATATTTTTTTAATTACAAAAAGGGAATTTCTTACGCAGGTAAAGAAAAAATCCTTTGTTATACTGACGCTTCTGGCTCCTGTTATGCTGATTGCTTTCGGAGCAGTGGTTGGACTGATGTTCAAAGCTAATGAATCCCACAGCATTATCGAGGTAGTGGATAAGAGCGGACTGTTTAAAAACCAGCTTAAATCCGATGACCGGCTGAACTATGTTTTTGTTTCTGCAGCTGATGAAAAATCCAAGATCAGTCATTTAAAAGGCAATGAATCCCTGGACGGGATCCTGATTCTGCCGGAACTGAAGGACCGTAATTTCACTGACCTGCAGCAAAATGCCAGACTCATCGTCAACAGTAAAATAGGGTTTGATACCAAAAAGAAAATTATTGCTGACATTAATGATGCCATTAAGAAAGAGAAGATCAAGCAGCTGGGCCTTGCCGAAAGACAGCTGAATGATCTTGATAAGGATTTCACTTTAAAAACGATCAACGTTTCTGAAAATAACAAGGAGGATTCTGATCTTGGCTTCGGCGTAAAAAGCGGCTTAAGCATCCTGCTCATGTATGTAACATTTATGTTTATTATTATTTATGGGGTCAGGGTCATGCGGAGCGTTCTGGAAGAAAAGAATAACCGTGTGGTGGAAATCATCATTTCTTCCGTAAAGCCTTTTGAACTGATGATGGGTAAAATCTTAGGGGTAACCCTGGTTGCACTGACCCAGTTCCTGGTCTGGATCACCATGTCCGTCATCGGCGCCCTGGTACTGAATACCGGTTTTTCATCGATCCAGAAAAATATTCCCGGCGGGAATGAAGAACTGGCGGATAAGCTTGATGTAGCCCAGATTGCCGCCCAGGTTTCCCACAGCTTACTGGAACTGAATTTCCCCCTGATTATTTTTGTATTCATCGTATTTTTTCTTCTGGGATATATCTTTTACAGCTCAATTTATGCCGCCATTGGTTCTGCGGTAGACAACGAAACCGAGACGCAGCAGTTTACTTTATTTGCCATCCTGCCCCTAATGCTGGGCATGTACGGAAGCTTTTCTTTAATGAATAACCCGGACGGGCCGCTGGGCTTCTGGCTGTCGATTATTCCGTTTACTTCTCCTGTAGCGATGATTGCGAGAATCCCGTTCGGAGTCCCTGCGTGGCAGATTGCCCTTTCGATCGGCCTGTTACTGGGAACCACGGTTTTCATGATTTTCGTGGCCGGAAAAATCTACCGTGTGGGGATTCTGATGTATGGAAATAAAGCTACGCTGAAAGAAATCTGGAAATGGATCAGAGGATAA
- a CDS encoding LpxD N-terminal domain-containing protein, with the protein MKFHAPQKLKTIADLIGAKFVGPENFEVLGTNEIHRVKPGDIVFVNHPKYYDKALYSAATIILIDKEVDCPEGKALLISDDPFRDFNRINTHFTRIYNFTEELHDVEIGEGTKIHPSAVLGNNITIGKNTLIFPNVVIGDRTVIGDNVIIQSNTVLGGDAFYYRKLNGNFDRLISVGNVVIEDNVEIGNGCTIDRGVTDSTIIGEGSVLDNQIQIGHDTVVGKKCLIASQVGVAGCCVIGNEVTLWGQVGIASGNTIADGTVLLGKTGVNRNLEKGTYIGMFAEDFKTYLKKEVKLRNLE; encoded by the coding sequence ATGAAATTTCATGCGCCTCAAAAACTGAAAACCATTGCTGATCTTATCGGTGCAAAATTCGTTGGACCCGAAAACTTCGAAGTATTGGGAACCAATGAAATTCATAGGGTAAAACCCGGCGACATCGTTTTTGTAAACCATCCGAAGTATTATGATAAAGCTTTATATTCTGCAGCAACGATTATCCTGATCGATAAGGAAGTGGATTGCCCGGAAGGTAAAGCACTGTTGATTTCTGATGATCCTTTCAGGGATTTCAACAGGATCAATACGCACTTTACCAGAATATATAACTTTACAGAGGAGCTCCATGACGTAGAAATCGGGGAAGGAACAAAAATTCATCCTTCTGCTGTACTCGGGAACAATATAACCATCGGGAAAAACACCCTTATTTTCCCCAACGTGGTAATTGGTGACAGAACAGTGATCGGCGATAATGTGATCATTCAGTCCAATACCGTTTTAGGAGGCGATGCCTTTTATTACAGAAAATTAAACGGGAATTTTGACCGCCTTATTTCCGTAGGGAATGTTGTCATTGAAGATAATGTTGAAATCGGGAACGGCTGCACCATCGACAGGGGCGTAACGGATTCTACGATAATCGGTGAAGGTTCCGTGCTGGATAACCAGATCCAGATCGGCCATGATACCGTTGTCGGCAAAAAATGCCTGATTGCTTCCCAGGTGGGCGTTGCAGGATGCTGCGTAATCGGTAATGAAGTTACCTTATGGGGACAGGTCGGTATAGCTTCGGGCAATACAATTGCAGACGGAACCGTGCTTTTGGGCAAAACCGGAGTCAACAGGAATCTTGAAAAAGGCACATATATCGGAATGTTTGCAGAAGATTTTAAAACCTACCTGAAAAAGGAAGTTAAACTCAGAAACCTAGAATAA
- a CDS encoding T9SS type A sorting domain-containing protein produces MKKLLLLFIFLGTFVGFSSNMKAQIKEPSSFSHKSDDGVLVAYPNPARDFLIIKAKEPNLKVKSVTFYSILGTQVANYSVNMNSGEINIEKLKPGKYLIRYILSDNTIKVTQIVKQ; encoded by the coding sequence ATGAAAAAACTTTTACTTTTATTTATATTTTTAGGCACTTTTGTTGGATTTTCCAGCAATATGAAGGCACAGATCAAAGAGCCCAGTTCGTTTTCTCATAAGTCTGATGACGGGGTATTGGTTGCTTATCCTAATCCTGCCAGGGATTTTCTTATTATAAAAGCCAAAGAACCTAACCTGAAAGTTAAGAGTGTCACCTTCTACTCTATTCTGGGAACACAGGTAGCTAATTACTCCGTAAACATGAATTCCGGAGAAATCAATATCGAAAAACTTAAACCCGGAAAATACCTGATCCGGTATATTTTGAGCGACAACACGATAAAGGTCACTCAGATTGTAAAACAATAA
- the efp gene encoding elongation factor P codes for MATSNDIRKGLCIEFSNDIFKVIEFLHVKPGKGPAFVRTKLKSVTNGKVLDNTFSAGHKIDEVKVITRKFQYLYDDENGFHFMNNDDFSQLYLNKEMIENAQLMKAGEEVTIIMKEADETPLSAELPQSVYLDVIEADPGVKGNTATNALKNAVVETGARVMVPLFIEPGDRIKVSTEDGSYLERVKE; via the coding sequence ATGGCAACAAGTAACGATATAAGAAAAGGTCTGTGCATAGAATTCAGCAATGACATTTTTAAAGTAATCGAGTTTCTTCATGTAAAACCGGGAAAAGGCCCTGCTTTCGTAAGGACAAAACTAAAATCAGTAACCAATGGGAAAGTTCTTGACAATACTTTTTCTGCAGGTCACAAAATTGATGAGGTAAAAGTGATCACAAGAAAGTTCCAGTATCTTTATGATGATGAGAACGGATTCCACTTTATGAATAATGATGATTTTTCCCAGCTTTACCTTAATAAGGAGATGATTGAAAATGCCCAGTTGATGAAGGCAGGTGAAGAAGTAACGATCATTATGAAAGAAGCTGATGAAACGCCTCTTTCTGCAGAACTTCCGCAGTCCGTTTATCTTGATGTGATTGAAGCTGATCCGGGTGTAAAAGGAAATACCGCCACCAACGCTCTTAAAAATGCTGTTGTTGAAACAGGAGCGAGAGTAATGGTCCCTTTGTTTATTGAGCCGGGAGACAGGATCAAGGTAAGTACCGAAGACGGCTCTTACTTGGAAAGAGTGAAAGAATAA
- a CDS encoding ATP-binding cassette domain-containing protein — MLKAEHITKTYNAGKKIALDDFSIHVPKASVYGLLGPNGAGKTSFIRIINQITQADSGEITINGQKLNPNHIKDIGYMPEERGLYKNMTVGDQLLYFGELKGMSKNDALTEAKKWFDKLHIDQWWKKKLSELSKGMAQKIQFVVTVLHRPHLLILDEPFSGFDPVNANLIKDQIIELKNNGTTIILSTHRMESVEEMCDYVALIDNSKKIIDGRVFDVREKFKKNIFGITLSEIDENNFADFKNKYELFNLSTANNLVSFDVKNNTSTNQNHIISDLIRVGKVRSFDEKIPSMNEVFINAVSNNSSL, encoded by the coding sequence ATGCTAAAAGCCGAACATATCACAAAGACCTATAACGCAGGTAAAAAAATAGCTCTGGATGATTTCAGTATCCATGTGCCGAAAGCAAGCGTGTACGGCCTTTTGGGTCCTAACGGAGCCGGGAAGACTTCTTTTATCCGCATCATCAACCAGATTACCCAGGCAGATTCCGGTGAGATTACCATCAACGGGCAAAAGCTTAACCCCAACCACATCAAAGACATTGGCTATATGCCGGAAGAAAGAGGCCTGTATAAAAACATGACGGTGGGCGACCAGCTTCTTTATTTCGGTGAACTGAAAGGCATGAGTAAAAACGATGCCCTGACAGAGGCCAAAAAGTGGTTTGACAAGCTTCACATCGATCAGTGGTGGAAGAAAAAGCTGTCTGAGCTCTCAAAAGGGATGGCCCAGAAAATCCAGTTTGTGGTTACGGTTCTCCACAGGCCCCATCTCCTGATTCTTGATGAACCCTTTTCAGGTTTCGACCCTGTTAATGCCAATCTGATCAAAGACCAGATTATTGAACTTAAAAATAACGGCACTACCATTATTCTTTCAACGCACCGCATGGAAAGTGTGGAGGAAATGTGCGATTATGTTGCGCTGATCGACAATTCAAAAAAAATAATTGACGGCAGGGTTTTCGATGTACGGGAGAAATTCAAAAAAAATATTTTCGGGATTACCCTTTCGGAAATTGATGAAAATAATTTCGCTGATTTTAAAAACAAATATGAGCTTTTTAACCTGTCAACGGCTAACAACCTGGTTTCATTCGATGTTAAAAACAACACCAGCACCAATCAGAATCACATTATTTCAGATCTTATCCGGGTAGGGAAAGTACGGTCTTTTGATGAAAAAATCCCGAGTATGAACGAGGTATTTATTAATGCGGTAAGCAACAACTCTTCATTATGA
- a CDS encoding ABC transporter ATP-binding protein translates to MIYGTLFLTFLGALAAQVNPLVLKYTVDEVTSLTHLPHPMSEGIHVLVLISVILLGKELLNIFINFGQKFYGEKIRINVSSVLAQSAIDKILTYRVAYFNDENHESGKLQIRIDRGIESLTRLVQNFFIDMLPLFSNSIIALVIMYMQNVYVGMVSTIIVPIYFYISSLQAKKLGGVRRTLRNQREQKTSGLLNLINSIMVIKSFVREKFEGKKQYDLQMQLMGSQMFTRRTNFIYDGLKTFIEQFGVVLIILLTVYLVLDQQMTIGAIMLHLMLFNNVSAPIRQLHRIYDDMNDAMIYAEGYFDILNADNEEEPNGTFTEKNIKGNFELKNVSFTYPNGTHALHEVSMKIENGKTTALVGLSGAGKSTVINLLCKFYLPDSGEILLDDQDLNNFDNTFLRSDLGLVLQKNHIFQGSIEDNIRYGNMNADFREIEEAAKKAYLHEQILELPDQYRHDATQLSGGQQQRIAIARLFLKNPPVIFLDEPTASLDAISTEQIKNSLDAIKEGRTVIMISHSLSQILDADNIYVMKKGRVVENGTHDELVQLNGTYREIFDASARSLNLDKLVNSFKDN, encoded by the coding sequence ATGATTTACGGGACGCTGTTCCTTACGTTTTTAGGGGCGCTTGCTGCGCAGGTTAACCCGCTGGTGCTGAAATATACCGTTGATGAGGTAACCAGCCTGACCCATCTTCCGCACCCGATGTCTGAAGGCATCCATGTGTTGGTGCTGATTTCCGTCATTTTACTCGGAAAAGAACTGTTGAATATCTTTATTAATTTCGGACAGAAATTTTACGGCGAAAAAATCAGGATCAATGTAAGCTCCGTATTGGCACAGTCGGCCATTGATAAGATTCTTACCTACAGAGTGGCGTATTTTAATGATGAAAACCATGAATCCGGAAAGCTCCAGATCAGGATCGACCGCGGCATAGAAAGCCTGACAAGGCTGGTGCAGAATTTTTTCATCGATATGCTGCCCCTGTTTTCCAATTCAATCATTGCACTGGTGATCATGTATATGCAGAATGTGTATGTGGGTATGGTTTCTACCATCATTGTTCCCATTTATTTTTACATCAGCTCTTTGCAGGCGAAAAAGCTGGGCGGCGTGCGGAGAACATTAAGGAACCAGCGGGAGCAGAAAACCTCTGGATTATTGAACCTGATCAATTCCATTATGGTGATCAAAAGTTTTGTCCGCGAAAAGTTTGAAGGAAAAAAGCAGTACGACCTGCAGATGCAGCTGATGGGAAGCCAGATGTTTACCCGCCGGACCAATTTTATTTATGACGGACTGAAAACTTTTATCGAGCAGTTCGGCGTGGTGCTGATTATCCTTCTCACGGTTTACCTGGTCCTGGATCAGCAGATGACCATCGGGGCCATCATGCTGCACCTCATGCTCTTCAACAATGTCTCGGCGCCGATTCGCCAGCTGCACCGGATTTATGACGATATGAATGATGCAATGATCTATGCCGAAGGATATTTCGATATTCTGAATGCCGATAACGAAGAAGAGCCCAACGGAACTTTTACAGAAAAAAATATCAAGGGGAACTTTGAACTTAAAAATGTCAGTTTTACCTATCCTAACGGGACCCACGCTTTGCATGAGGTCTCTATGAAAATCGAGAACGGGAAGACTACGGCTTTGGTAGGCCTTAGCGGAGCCGGAAAATCTACCGTCATCAATCTGTTGTGTAAATTTTATCTTCCGGATTCAGGAGAGATTTTGCTGGATGATCAGGATTTAAATAATTTTGATAATACCTTCCTGAGGAGTGATCTGGGCCTGGTGCTTCAGAAAAACCATATTTTTCAGGGAAGCATTGAAGATAACATCCGTTACGGCAATATGAATGCCGATTTCAGGGAAATTGAGGAGGCTGCAAAAAAAGCCTATCTCCATGAGCAGATCCTGGAACTTCCGGACCAATACCGGCACGATGCAACCCAGCTTTCCGGCGGACAACAGCAGCGGATTGCCATTGCCCGGCTGTTCCTGAAAAATCCACCGGTTATTTTCCTGGATGAGCCTACGGCAAGCCTCGACGCCATTTCCACGGAACAGATTAAAAATTCCCTGGATGCCATAAAAGAAGGCCGTACGGTAATTATGATCTCCCATTCCTTATCGCAGATTTTAGATGCCGACAACATTTATGTAATGAAAAAAGGAAGAGTTGTGGAAAACGGCACCCATGATGAACTGGTACAGCTCAACGGAACCTACCGTGAAATTTTTGATGCTTCCGCAAGGAGCCTGAACCTTGATAAGCTGGTGAAT
- the lpxA gene encoding acyl-ACP--UDP-N-acetylglucosamine O-acyltransferase, with translation MIHQLAAVDKRAKISKNVIVEPFTTIAGDVEIGEGTWIGPNVTIMDGARIGRNCRIFPGTVISAIPQDLKFDGEDTQVIIDDETTIRECVTVNRGTKALGFTKIGKNCLIMATTHIAHDCIIGDHVIIVNGCGIAGHVEIGDYTVMGGLSAVHQFGKIGKHVMISGGTLVRKDIPPYVKVAREPMSYAGINSVGLRRRGFTNEKIFEIQKIYRAIFQMKMNVSQAISHIEKEMLPTAERDEILQFIQNSPRGIVKGYGTGKDNN, from the coding sequence ATGATTCATCAATTAGCAGCCGTTGATAAACGTGCGAAAATCAGCAAAAATGTAATCGTAGAACCTTTTACAACTATTGCAGGGGATGTGGAAATCGGAGAAGGCACATGGATCGGTCCCAATGTTACCATTATGGATGGGGCAAGAATCGGCAGGAACTGCAGGATTTTTCCCGGGACCGTTATTTCAGCAATTCCCCAGGACCTGAAATTCGACGGCGAGGATACCCAGGTAATCATAGACGATGAAACTACCATACGCGAGTGTGTAACCGTAAACCGTGGAACGAAAGCGCTGGGCTTTACAAAAATCGGGAAAAACTGCCTGATCATGGCAACAACCCATATTGCCCATGACTGTATTATCGGTGACCATGTCATCATCGTTAATGGTTGCGGTATTGCAGGACACGTGGAAATAGGCGATTATACCGTGATGGGAGGCCTGTCGGCTGTTCACCAGTTCGGTAAAATCGGTAAGCATGTGATGATTTCCGGCGGTACACTGGTGAGAAAAGATATCCCGCCTTACGTAAAAGTAGCGAGGGAACCGATGTCTTATGCAGGGATCAACTCGGTAGGCCTTAGGAGAAGAGGGTTTACCAATGAGAAAATCTTTGAAATCCAGAAAATCTACAGGGCTATTTTCCAGATGAAAATGAACGTTTCCCAGGCTATTTCGCACATTGAAAAAGAAATGCTTCCGACGGCTGAAAGAGATGAAATCCTTCAGTTTATCCAGAACTCACCGCGTGGAATCGTAAAAGGGTACGGAACGGGAAAAGACAATAATTAA
- the hemB gene encoding porphobilinogen synthase has translation MIHSRNRRLRVNESVRSLVRECTLTTSDFVMPVFVMEGENKEEPIPSMPGIFRRSLDLTIKECKELFSLGVKAVNLYMKVSEDLKDNTGKEAWNRNGLMQNTIRAIKDAVPEMIVMPDVALDPYSIYGHDGIIENGKIVNDATNDALARMSVSHAEAGADIVAPSDMMDGRVQTIREALEDSGFTDVGILSYAAKYASSFYGPFRSALDSAPKDDMEIPKDKKTYQMDFHNSREALNEVFKDIEEGADIIMIKPGLPYLDIVSKVREAIDLPIAVYNVSGEYAMVKAAAQNGWLDNDKTIIESLTCFKRAGADMIFTYFAKEAAILLNR, from the coding sequence ATGATACATTCAAGAAACAGAAGGCTGAGGGTTAACGAATCCGTCAGGAGCCTGGTGAGAGAATGCACCCTTACCACAAGCGATTTCGTTATGCCTGTATTCGTCATGGAAGGCGAAAACAAAGAAGAACCCATCCCGTCAATGCCCGGGATTTTCAGGAGGAGCTTAGATCTTACCATTAAAGAATGCAAAGAGCTGTTTTCCTTAGGTGTAAAAGCGGTTAACCTGTACATGAAAGTGTCTGAAGACCTTAAAGACAATACCGGAAAAGAAGCATGGAACAGGAACGGGCTGATGCAGAATACGATCCGGGCTATTAAAGATGCCGTTCCGGAAATGATCGTAATGCCGGATGTTGCTTTAGACCCGTATTCAATCTACGGGCACGACGGAATTATTGAGAACGGCAAAATTGTGAACGATGCCACCAATGATGCCTTGGCCAGAATGTCAGTATCCCATGCAGAAGCCGGTGCCGATATTGTAGCGCCCAGCGATATGATGGACGGCAGGGTGCAGACAATCCGTGAAGCACTGGAAGACAGTGGATTTACCGATGTCGGGATTTTAAGTTACGCCGCAAAATACGCCAGCTCTTTTTACGGTCCGTTCAGAAGCGCTCTGGACAGCGCACCGAAGGATGACATGGAAATCCCGAAAGATAAAAAAACCTATCAGATGGATTTTCATAACTCACGCGAAGCACTTAATGAAGTGTTTAAAGACATTGAAGAAGGCGCTGATATTATCATGATCAAACCGGGGCTCCCGTATCTGGACATTGTTTCCAAAGTCCGTGAGGCAATCGACCTACCGATCGCAGTATATAATGTAAGCGGGGAATACGCCATGGTAAAAGCAGCAGCGCAGAACGGCTGGCTGGATAATGACAAAACGATTATTGAAAGCCTGACCTGCTTCAAGAGAGCCGGTGCAGATATGATCTTTACTTACTTTGCCAAAGAAGCGGCTATTCTTTTAAACAGATAA
- the sucD gene encoding succinate--CoA ligase subunit alpha has translation MSILVNKDSKVIVQGFTGNEGTFHAGQMIEYGTNVVGGVTPGKGGSEHLGKPVFNTVADAVTKAGANVSIIFVPPAFAADAIMEAAEAGIKVIVCITEGIPVADMVKVKSYIADRDCRLIGPNCPGIITSEEAKIGIMPGFVFKKGKVGIVSKSGTLTYEAADQVVKAGFGVSTAIGIGGDPIIGTTTKEALELFINDPETEAVVMIGEIGGGLEAEAARWYKASGSTKPVVGFIAGQTAPKGRTMGHAGAIVGGDEDTAQAKMEIMRENGINVVDSPADIGATVAKVLG, from the coding sequence ATGTCAATTTTAGTAAACAAAGATTCTAAAGTAATTGTACAAGGATTTACAGGGAACGAAGGTACTTTCCACGCAGGCCAGATGATCGAATACGGAACCAACGTGGTTGGTGGTGTTACTCCGGGAAAAGGAGGAAGCGAGCACTTGGGCAAACCTGTGTTCAATACCGTTGCTGATGCTGTAACAAAAGCCGGAGCCAACGTAAGTATCATTTTCGTACCGCCTGCATTTGCGGCAGATGCGATTATGGAAGCTGCAGAAGCGGGGATTAAAGTAATCGTATGTATTACTGAAGGGATTCCGGTAGCAGACATGGTAAAAGTAAAATCTTATATTGCAGACAGAGACTGCAGGCTGATCGGCCCGAACTGTCCCGGAATCATTACTTCTGAAGAAGCTAAAATTGGGATTATGCCAGGTTTCGTTTTCAAAAAAGGAAAAGTAGGAATCGTTTCAAAATCAGGAACCCTTACCTATGAAGCTGCTGACCAGGTAGTAAAAGCCGGTTTCGGTGTTTCTACGGCAATCGGTATCGGCGGAGACCCGATCATCGGGACCACAACAAAAGAAGCGCTGGAATTATTCATCAATGATCCTGAAACGGAAGCCGTGGTCATGATCGGAGAAATCGGTGGCGGCCTTGAAGCTGAAGCGGCAAGATGGTACAAAGCCAGCGGTTCTACAAAACCGGTAGTCGGTTTCATTGCAGGGCAGACCGCTCCGAAAGGAAGAACAATGGGGCACGCAGGTGCTATCGTTGGCGGTGACGAAGATACAGCGCAGGCTAAAATGGAGATCATGAGGGAAAACGGAATCAACGTGGTGGATTCTCCTGCTGATATCGGTGCTACCGTAGCAAAAGTTTTAGGATAA
- a CDS encoding bifunctional UDP-3-O-[3-hydroxymyristoyl] N-acetylglucosamine deacetylase/3-hydroxyacyl-ACP dehydratase, with protein sequence MSDMQKTLQQEVTLSGIGLHTGREVKLTIKPAKENTGFVFVRTDLEGHPQVEADVNYVTATERGTTLEKLGVRITTCEHLLAALVGCDIDNAVLEMDASEPPILDGSSKYFVEAIESVGVAEQNIAREYLVIKEVLTYSDPATGSEITIIPSDTYEVTTMVDFGTKVLGTQNATLKHISEFKDEISSARTFSFLHELEMLLDHGLIKGGDISNAIVYVDKDLTPETTEKLKKAFGKDEVSIRPNGILDNLNLNYPNEAARHKLLDVIGDLALAGVKIKGKVIANKPGHYVNTQFAKKLNRQWKIQKKKNVPDFDLTKEPVFDINGIMKLMPHRPPFLLIDKILELSDSHVVGLKNVTMNEPFFVGHFPKEPVMPGVLQVEALAQTGGILVLASVPDPENYSTYFIKIDKVKFKRKVVPGDTLIFKIELIEPIRRGIVHMQGYGYVGDSIAVEAELMAQVAKNKVD encoded by the coding sequence ATGAGTGATATGCAAAAAACACTTCAGCAGGAAGTGACACTTTCCGGAATCGGACTTCATACTGGTAGAGAAGTAAAGCTGACCATAAAACCCGCCAAAGAAAATACAGGCTTTGTATTCGTAAGAACAGACCTTGAGGGGCATCCCCAGGTTGAAGCTGATGTCAACTATGTTACCGCTACAGAGAGAGGGACCACATTAGAGAAATTAGGCGTCAGGATTACCACCTGCGAACATCTTTTGGCTGCACTGGTAGGTTGCGATATCGACAATGCCGTTTTGGAAATGGATGCTTCCGAGCCTCCGATCTTGGACGGGTCTTCAAAATATTTCGTGGAAGCCATCGAAAGCGTGGGCGTGGCAGAACAGAATATTGCCAGGGAATACCTGGTGATCAAGGAAGTTCTTACCTACAGCGATCCTGCTACAGGATCCGAAATTACAATTATCCCTTCTGATACATACGAAGTAACTACCATGGTAGATTTCGGGACCAAAGTTTTGGGAACCCAGAATGCTACCCTTAAACATATTTCCGAGTTTAAAGACGAAATTTCCTCTGCAAGAACCTTCAGTTTCCTACACGAACTGGAAATGCTGTTGGACCACGGACTGATCAAAGGCGGAGATATTTCCAATGCAATTGTCTATGTGGATAAAGATCTGACGCCGGAAACTACGGAAAAGCTTAAAAAAGCATTCGGGAAAGACGAGGTGTCCATCAGGCCGAACGGAATTCTTGATAACCTGAATTTAAATTACCCCAATGAAGCGGCAAGGCATAAACTGCTGGATGTCATTGGTGATCTAGCCTTGGCAGGAGTAAAAATAAAAGGCAAAGTCATTGCCAATAAACCGGGCCATTACGTAAATACCCAGTTTGCAAAAAAACTGAACCGCCAGTGGAAAATTCAAAAAAAGAAAAACGTCCCTGATTTTGATTTAACAAAAGAGCCGGTTTTCGATATCAACGGAATTATGAAGCTGATGCCTCATAGGCCGCCGTTTCTGCTGATTGATAAAATCCTTGAGCTTTCAGACTCCCACGTGGTAGGCCTTAAGAACGTAACAATGAATGAACCTTTCTTCGTTGGGCATTTTCCGAAAGAACCGGTCATGCCGGGCGTTCTGCAGGTGGAAGCACTGGCCCAGACAGGAGGGATTCTCGTGTTGGCAAGCGTTCCGGATCCTGAAAACTACTCTACCTATTTTATTAAGATTGATAAAGTGAAGTTCAAGAGGAAAGTGGTTCCCGGAGATACCCTTATTTTCAAAATTGAACTGATCGAGCCTATCAGAAGAGGGATCGTACATATGCAGGGGTATGGGTATGTGGGAGACAGCATAGCAGTGGAAGCAGAGCTCATGGCTCAAGTTGCAAAAAATAAAGTTGATTAA
- a CDS encoding porin family protein produces the protein MKKFLLASALAVSAISFAQIDFSSTRFGIKAGGNYSRVKNAHNPSGPRYTFQGGVLALIPIGKENQFFLQPEVMYYGAGETGKDKDAKTADGYNAVYANDYLSVPVFFKGYFSESESEFFAMAGPRFNFLISQKTKNAPSSRPYYDPDVTNPAYPGVSGKASSFNFGIGLGIGYSYKRQLELGINYNFGLSDTYPDLRESWTKSEATEKSKSEQVLSVTLSYIFN, from the coding sequence ATGAAAAAATTTTTATTGGCCTCTGCTTTGGCCGTGTCTGCCATTTCTTTCGCACAGATTGATTTCAGCAGTACCAGATTCGGTATCAAAGCGGGAGGCAACTATTCCAGGGTGAAGAATGCCCACAATCCCTCAGGCCCGAGATACACATTCCAGGGAGGTGTGCTTGCACTGATTCCTATAGGCAAAGAAAACCAGTTTTTCTTACAGCCTGAAGTAATGTATTACGGAGCCGGTGAAACAGGCAAAGATAAAGATGCGAAAACGGCAGACGGATACAATGCAGTGTACGCAAACGACTATCTCAGCGTTCCTGTTTTCTTCAAGGGGTATTTTTCAGAAAGTGAGTCTGAATTCTTTGCCATGGCAGGTCCGAGGTTTAATTTCCTGATCAGTCAGAAAACAAAGAATGCTCCTTCATCAAGGCCTTATTATGATCCTGATGTAACCAATCCGGCTTATCCGGGCGTGAGCGGTAAAGCCAGTTCATTCAACTTTGGAATAGGATTAGGGATAGGATACAGTTACAAAAGACAGCTGGAACTGGGGATCAATTATAATTTCGGACTTTCCGACACCTATCCTGATCTCAGGGAATCCTGGACAAAATCAGAGGCTACTGAAAAAAGCAAATCTGAACAGGTACTCAGCGTAACTTTAAGCTATATCTTCAATTAA